The Natranaerovirga pectinivora genome includes a window with the following:
- the uvrC gene encoding excinuclease ABC subunit UvrC: MFDIKEELKKLPEKPGIYIMKNTNDEIIYIGKAINLKNRVRQYFQSSRNLMAKIQKMVTHISYFEYIVTDSELEALILECNLIKQHRPKYNTMLKDDKHYPYIKVTINEAFPRVLFTRDMRKDKAKYFGPYTNGGAVKETIDLIENIWKIRTCNRNLPKDIGKQRPCLNYHIGQCLAPCQGYINMEEYQKMIDEILNFLGGKFDDVVKELERKMAEFSMNLEFEKAAEIRDQINSVKSIAQKQRAINSSMEDQDIIAFARAFDEALVQVFFVRNGKLIGREQFRMNGVEEMSRSEVMTTFVKQFYSGTPFIPKEIILQEEVEDEGLISEWLTRKREQKVYIKTPVKGEKSKLVELAAKNASLSLEQFGEKLKREEQRTKGAVKEVEECLGLNNINRIEAYDISNTGGFQSVGSMIVYEEGKPKRSDYRKFKIKWVKGPNDYASLEEVLTRRFNHAIKEAQELNEKGLEKEYGKFTKLPDIIMMDGGKGQVGIALKVLSNIGLNIPVCGMVKDDNHRTRALYYNEQEILIDKRTEAFKLVERIQDEVHRFAIEYHKKLRSKTQVQSILDEINGIGPSRRKALISHFKSVEKIREATIEELENVESMNKKSAEAVYNFFH, encoded by the coding sequence ATGTTTGATATAAAAGAAGAGTTAAAAAAACTTCCTGAAAAACCAGGTATTTATATAATGAAAAATACCAATGATGAAATTATATATATAGGAAAAGCAATCAATCTTAAAAATAGAGTAAGACAATACTTTCAAAGTAGTAGAAATCTAATGGCAAAAATCCAAAAGATGGTAACACATATTAGCTACTTTGAATATATCGTTACAGATTCTGAACTTGAAGCCTTAATCTTAGAGTGCAACCTTATAAAACAACACAGACCCAAATACAATACAATGCTTAAAGATGATAAGCATTATCCTTATATAAAAGTAACAATTAATGAAGCATTTCCAAGAGTGTTATTTACAAGGGATATGAGAAAAGATAAAGCAAAATACTTTGGACCATATACCAATGGTGGTGCAGTAAAAGAAACCATAGATTTAATAGAAAACATATGGAAAATAAGGACATGTAATCGTAATTTACCAAAAGATATTGGCAAACAAAGACCTTGTCTAAACTATCATATAGGCCAATGTTTAGCGCCTTGCCAAGGGTATATCAATATGGAAGAATATCAAAAAATGATTGATGAAATATTGAACTTCCTAGGGGGAAAATTTGATGATGTGGTAAAAGAGTTAGAAAGAAAAATGGCTGAATTCTCAATGAATCTTGAATTTGAAAAAGCAGCAGAGATAAGAGATCAGATTAATAGTGTAAAGAGCATTGCTCAAAAACAACGGGCTATAAATTCTTCTATGGAAGATCAGGATATTATTGCATTTGCTAGAGCATTTGATGAAGCTTTGGTACAAGTATTTTTTGTTAGAAATGGAAAGCTAATAGGCCGGGAACAATTTAGAATGAATGGTGTAGAAGAAATGTCTAGAAGTGAAGTAATGACAACCTTTGTTAAACAATTCTATTCTGGGACACCATTTATACCAAAAGAAATTATCTTACAAGAAGAAGTAGAAGATGAAGGATTAATATCAGAGTGGTTAACGAGAAAAAGAGAACAAAAAGTATATATTAAAACCCCTGTAAAAGGTGAAAAATCAAAGCTAGTAGAATTAGCAGCTAAAAACGCGTCTTTATCATTAGAGCAATTTGGTGAAAAACTAAAAAGAGAAGAACAAAGAACAAAAGGTGCTGTAAAAGAAGTAGAAGAGTGTTTAGGCTTAAACAATATTAATAGAATAGAAGCCTATGATATATCCAACACAGGTGGTTTCCAATCTGTAGGATCTATGATTGTATACGAAGAAGGCAAACCTAAAAGAAGTGACTATAGAAAATTTAAGATCAAATGGGTTAAGGGTCCAAATGATTATGCCAGCCTGGAAGAAGTTCTAACACGAAGATTCAATCATGCCATAAAAGAAGCCCAAGAATTAAATGAAAAAGGTCTTGAAAAAGAATACGGTAAATTTACAAAGCTCCCAGATATCATAATGATGGACGGTGGAAAAGGCCAAGTTGGAATTGCTTTAAAAGTACTATCTAATATAGGTTTGAACATTCCAGTTTGTGGAATGGTTAAGGACGATAACCATAGAACAAGAGCATTGTATTATAATGAACAAGAAATACTGATTGATAAAAGAACAGAAGCTTTTAAATTGGTAGAAAGAATTCAAGATGAAGTCCATAGATTTGCAATAGAATATCATAAAAAATTAAGAAGTAAGACCCAAGTCCAATCCATACTTGACGAGATCAATGGTATTGGTCCATCAAGAAGAAAAGCATTAATAAGCCATTTTAAGTCTGTTGAAAAAATTAGAGAAGCAACCATTGAAGAATTAGAGAATGTTGAAAGTATGAATAAAAAATCAGCAGAGGCCGTTTATAACTTCTTCCATTAG
- a CDS encoding methionine ABC transporter ATP-binding protein, which translates to MIELRNLHKVYNTRGKAVQALNNVNIRINKGEIFGVIGLSGAGKSSLIRCINMLETPNSGEVIVEGTDLTKLKPKALRTYRKKIGMIFQQFNLLMNSTVYDNIAFPLKIAKVSKSEIDRRVNELLELVELKDKKDSYPSQLSGGQKQRVGIARALANNPDIILSDEATSALDPTTTESILNLLKNINKELGITVVLITHEMSVIKKICDRVAVMENGEVVEEGSVIQVFAKPKTQVAKKFLKDTITELPKGFIAGISSNEKILRLFFIGDSATEPIISNMIKQFDIDITILAGNIERIQDSAVGNLLIKIKGSKESIASAMGYLEKNKLGIEVTK; encoded by the coding sequence TTGATAGAGCTTAGAAATCTTCATAAAGTTTATAATACTCGTGGAAAAGCAGTTCAAGCCTTAAATAATGTCAACATTAGGATTAACAAAGGTGAAATATTTGGTGTTATAGGACTAAGTGGGGCAGGCAAATCCTCTCTTATAAGATGTATCAATATGTTAGAAACGCCAAATTCAGGTGAAGTGATTGTTGAAGGTACAGACTTAACAAAGCTTAAACCTAAGGCCTTGCGTACCTACAGAAAAAAAATAGGAATGATCTTTCAGCAATTTAACTTATTAATGAATTCAACAGTCTATGATAACATTGCTTTTCCATTAAAAATCGCAAAGGTTTCAAAGAGTGAGATAGATAGAAGAGTGAATGAATTATTAGAGTTGGTAGAATTAAAAGATAAGAAAGATTCTTACCCATCCCAGCTATCAGGTGGTCAAAAACAAAGAGTAGGTATTGCAAGAGCTCTAGCTAATAATCCAGATATAATATTATCAGATGAAGCAACATCTGCCCTTGATCCAACAACAACAGAATCTATTTTAAATTTATTAAAAAACATTAATAAGGAACTAGGTATTACAGTGGTATTAATCACTCACGAAATGTCTGTTATTAAAAAGATTTGTGATAGAGTGGCTGTAATGGAAAATGGAGAAGTAGTTGAAGAAGGCAGTGTAATTCAAGTATTTGCAAAGCCAAAAACTCAAGTAGCAAAAAAATTCTTAAAAGATACAATTACTGAATTGCCTAAAGGATTTATAGCAGGGATTTCTAGTAATGAAAAAATACTTAGACTATTTTTTATAGGGGATAGTGCAACAGAGCCTATTATATCTAATATGATTAAACAATTTGATATAGACATTACCATACTTGCAGGCAACATTGAGCGAATTCAAGATTCAGCAGTAGGTAACTTGTTAATAAAAATAAAAGGCAGCAAAGAGAGTATTGCATCAGCCATGGGTTATCTTGAAAAAAATAAATTAGGAATCGAGGTGACCAAATAA
- a CDS encoding methionine ABC transporter permease, with the protein MSGFINYIVKMLQLLYPSLLETLYMVFFSTILSLIMGLVLGIILVVTEKGHIWEKARLNKVLNRIVNITRSIPFIILMIAIFPISRLIVGTIIGSTATIVPLSIAAAPFVARVIESSLKEVNWGVIEAALSVGATTPQIIFKVMMPEALPSLILGLTITIINIVGYSAMAGAIGGGGIGDLAIRFGFHRHQIDVLYASIIVLIILVEIIQYIGYFFARKANKR; encoded by the coding sequence ATGAGTGGATTTATTAATTATATAGTAAAAATGTTACAACTTCTGTATCCATCTTTACTAGAAACCTTGTATATGGTATTTTTCTCAACCATTTTATCATTAATAATGGGATTGGTTTTAGGAATCATTCTTGTTGTTACTGAAAAAGGACATATTTGGGAAAAAGCGAGACTTAATAAAGTATTAAATAGAATAGTAAACATAACAAGATCCATTCCATTTATTATATTGATGATAGCAATTTTTCCTATATCAAGGTTGATTGTTGGAACAATTATAGGATCAACCGCGACGATAGTACCCTTATCAATTGCAGCTGCACCTTTTGTGGCAAGAGTTATTGAATCTTCGTTAAAAGAAGTAAATTGGGGCGTTATAGAAGCAGCATTATCTGTAGGAGCAACAACGCCTCAAATCATTTTTAAAGTAATGATGCCAGAAGCTTTACCATCTTTAATACTTGGTTTGACCATTACCATCATAAATATAGTAGGGTATTCTGCAATGGCAGGAGCTATTGGAGGTGGAGGCATTGGTGACTTGGCCATTAGATTTGGTTTTCATAGACATCAAATCGATGTCCTTTACGCTTCTATTATTGTACTGATTATCTTAGTAGAGATCATTCAGTATATTGGATATTTTTTCGCGAGGAAAGCAAATAAAAGATAA
- the murB gene encoding UDP-N-acetylmuramate dehydrogenase: MSNEMLYNEFINVLDKEDILIEEPMSKHTSFKIGGPVDFFLLPRTIEQLKESIDICKQNHIPYYIMGNGSNLLVKDGGFRGVIIQVYKNLSNLHINGEIVEAEAGILLSTLSKKVCKVELAGFEFASGIPGTLGGAVCMNAGAYGGEINDVILSATVIDDKGDIITIEKDDLELGYRTSIIQKNNFIVVSAKLKLKKGNMNEINAIMDDLTDKRTTKQPLEMPSAGSTFKRPVGHFAGKLIMDAGLRGYRIGDAQVSEKHCGFIVNLGNATAKNVLDLIEHIQEEVKSQFQVVLEPEVRIIGTDE; this comes from the coding sequence TTGAGTAATGAGATGTTATATAATGAATTTATAAATGTTCTAGATAAAGAGGATATATTAATAGAGGAACCTATGTCTAAACATACTTCTTTTAAAATAGGTGGACCAGTAGATTTTTTTCTCCTTCCAAGAACAATAGAACAATTAAAAGAATCCATTGATATATGTAAACAAAATCATATTCCTTATTATATAATGGGAAATGGAAGCAACCTCCTTGTAAAAGACGGTGGCTTTAGAGGTGTTATTATCCAAGTATATAAAAATTTAAGCAACCTTCATATCAATGGAGAAATAGTAGAAGCAGAAGCAGGCATATTACTATCCACTTTATCAAAAAAAGTATGTAAAGTTGAGTTAGCAGGCTTTGAATTTGCCAGTGGGATACCTGGAACATTAGGTGGCGCTGTATGTATGAATGCTGGTGCATATGGTGGAGAAATAAATGATGTTATCCTATCAGCTACAGTGATAGATGATAAAGGAGACATTATTACCATTGAAAAAGATGACTTAGAATTAGGCTATAGAACAAGTATTATTCAAAAGAACAATTTTATTGTTGTGAGTGCAAAACTGAAGCTTAAAAAAGGCAATATGAATGAAATCAATGCCATAATGGATGACTTAACAGATAAAAGAACAACAAAACAACCTTTAGAAATGCCTAGTGCAGGGAGCACTTTTAAAAGACCAGTAGGACATTTTGCAGGAAAACTAATAATGGATGCAGGCTTACGTGGTTATCGTATAGGTGATGCTCAAGTATCAGAAAAACACTGTGGATTTATTGTGAACTTAGGCAATGCTACGGCAAAAAATGTACTTGATTTAATAGAACATATCCAAGAAGAAGTTAAAAGCCAATTTCAAGTGGTATTAGAACCAGAAGTTAGAATCATAGGGACAGATGAATAA
- the rapZ gene encoding RNase adapter RapZ → MRFVIVTGMSGAGKSTALKMLEDVGFFCVDNLPTLLIKKFAELCFKANSGIDKVALGIDIRSGKDFNELFEDLKEIKENGLNYEVLFLDSSDEILVKRYKETRRKHPLMGDGRIQDGISMEREILKYVKEKSNYIIDTSNLLTRELKSELNKIFIEDKSYSSLYITVLSFGFKYGIPSDSDLVYDVRFIPNPYYIPELRPKTGEDQIIQDYVMNWDVSQKFLDKLDDMLSFLIPNYIQEGKNQLVISIGCTGGKHRSVTLTNEIFKRLSKYDYSIKKFHRDIDKDKKSKEM, encoded by the coding sequence ATGCGTTTTGTTATTGTAACAGGTATGTCTGGTGCAGGAAAAAGTACAGCTTTAAAAATGTTAGAAGATGTAGGTTTTTTCTGTGTTGATAATCTTCCTACCCTTCTTATTAAAAAATTTGCTGAGCTATGTTTTAAAGCAAACTCAGGAATTGATAAAGTAGCATTAGGAATAGATATTCGTAGTGGAAAAGATTTTAATGAGTTATTTGAAGATTTAAAAGAAATCAAAGAAAATGGTTTGAATTATGAAGTGTTATTTCTAGATTCATCAGATGAGATTCTTGTTAAAAGATATAAAGAAACAAGAAGAAAACACCCATTAATGGGTGATGGTCGTATACAAGATGGTATAAGTATGGAAAGAGAAATCTTAAAATACGTAAAAGAAAAATCCAATTATATAATAGACACAAGCAATCTTTTAACTAGAGAATTAAAATCTGAGTTAAACAAAATTTTCATCGAAGACAAAAGTTACAGTAGTTTATATATAACCGTATTATCTTTTGGATTTAAGTATGGGATACCTTCAGATTCTGATTTAGTTTATGATGTTAGATTTATACCTAATCCATATTATATACCAGAATTAAGGCCAAAAACAGGAGAAGACCAAATCATACAAGATTATGTTATGAACTGGGATGTCTCACAAAAATTCTTAGACAAGTTAGACGATATGCTAAGTTTCTTAATACCTAATTATATACAAGAAGGAAAAAATCAACTTGTAATAAGTATCGGTTGTACAGGCGGTAAGCATAGATCCGTAACATTAACCAATGAAATCTTTAAAAGATTATCAAAATACGATTACAGTATTAAGAAATTTCATAGGGATATAGACAAAGATAAAAAATCAAAAGAAATGTAA
- a CDS encoding glycine betaine ABC transporter substrate-binding protein, whose product MRKLLIIITVLLLMVGCSKEQETSVDNLIEVEADLTIGFESYPSSLAQSFLLKNILENKGYIVSLKNISDQNKYEAIEQKKIDVAFGCWLPDINMLDLIQYEDSVETLGINYASSEIRLYAPFYSHISDVTELNFYRKNLDRTIYVLESNNDYLYNMIDTWLETKEIDYTLQTLTVNELDQKIKEYAEENKWFVFAGWSPHYLLGKYNLRPLTGKTFIFPQQNHTIINKNYDNEEIRRVIKDFYLEPWEMNELLLILTENEVRKYNKEIENWIRRSPNLQNRIR is encoded by the coding sequence ATGAGGAAATTATTAATAATTATAACGGTACTATTACTAATGGTAGGATGTTCCAAGGAGCAGGAAACAAGTGTTGACAACCTGATAGAAGTAGAAGCAGATTTAACCATAGGATTTGAATCCTATCCTTCATCATTAGCTCAAAGTTTTTTGTTGAAAAATATATTAGAGAATAAAGGCTATATAGTCTCCTTAAAAAACATCTCAGATCAGAACAAATATGAAGCAATAGAACAAAAGAAGATCGATGTCGCTTTTGGGTGTTGGTTACCGGATATCAATATGTTAGATTTAATACAATATGAAGACTCAGTAGAAACTCTAGGAATCAACTATGCATCTAGTGAAATAAGATTGTACGCCCCATTTTATTCACATATATCTGATGTGACGGAATTAAATTTTTATAGAAAGAATCTTGATAGGACTATATATGTATTAGAAAGCAATAATGATTACCTTTATAATATGATTGATACATGGTTAGAAACAAAGGAAATAGACTATACCTTACAGACTCTAACAGTAAATGAATTAGATCAAAAAATAAAAGAATACGCAGAAGAAAACAAATGGTTTGTATTTGCAGGTTGGTCCCCACACTATTTATTAGGGAAATACAATCTAAGACCATTAACAGGAAAAACATTTATATTCCCTCAGCAAAACCATACAATTATAAATAAAAATTATGATAATGAAGAAATAAGAAGGGTTATAAAAGATTTTTATCTAGAGCCTTGGGAAATGAATGAATTGTTATTAATTCTTACAGAAAATGAAGTAAGAAAGTACAATAAGGAAATAGAAAATTGGATAAGAAGAAGTCCTAACTTGCAGAATCGAATAAGATAG
- a CDS encoding YibE/F family protein: protein MKESQNINRVFVGLSIFIIILLILLPTGFPTNEYPNSDRVRVRILEVDDSLVYSAGGVILQGSQLCKVRILNGDFKGTETYARNTFMGKLDMDKVFEEGDTALAVIDFLDNEVTFVTIIDHYRLHLEIILFIVFVALLILFARWVGVKALISFVLTILMIWKVLIPSFLKGYHPIIIAMLVVFMLTIVIIALVAGINRKSLVAISGSFLGSVLTCILAISFGNAFNIHGAILPFSETLLYTGYAHLNLTDIFIAGIFLASAGALMDLAMDISTAIYEMVHNNPNITRKQAIQSGLVIGRAVIGTMTTTLLLAYSGGYVALLMVFMAQGTPMINILNLRYVSAEILHTIVGSIGLVTVAPFTAVLAGILFTQPAFLEKVKREMEERVSQEEKEVISQLS from the coding sequence ATGAAAGAGTCACAAAATATAAACCGAGTATTTGTAGGGTTATCTATTTTTATAATTATATTGTTGATTCTATTACCTACAGGTTTTCCTACCAACGAGTATCCTAATAGTGATAGAGTAAGAGTGAGAATACTAGAAGTGGATGACTCTCTAGTTTATAGTGCAGGAGGTGTCATACTACAAGGATCACAGCTTTGTAAAGTTAGAATTCTAAATGGAGATTTTAAAGGAACAGAAACCTATGCTAGAAATACCTTTATGGGAAAACTGGATATGGATAAAGTGTTTGAAGAAGGGGATACAGCTTTAGCTGTAATAGATTTTTTGGATAATGAAGTGACATTTGTTACAATTATAGACCACTACCGCTTGCATTTAGAAATCATTCTATTTATTGTATTTGTAGCACTATTAATTTTATTTGCAAGATGGGTAGGGGTAAAAGCCCTAATATCCTTTGTATTAACCATACTAATGATTTGGAAGGTATTAATTCCATCCTTTTTAAAAGGCTATCATCCCATAATAATAGCTATGCTAGTCGTATTTATGTTGACTATTGTAATTATTGCTTTAGTAGCAGGCATCAATAGGAAATCATTAGTAGCAATTTCAGGATCTTTTTTAGGATCTGTATTAACGTGTATACTGGCTATTAGTTTTGGCAATGCTTTTAATATCCACGGTGCAATATTGCCTTTCTCAGAAACTTTATTATATACTGGGTACGCCCATTTGAATTTAACAGATATATTTATAGCGGGTATTTTTTTAGCGTCAGCAGGTGCATTAATGGATTTGGCTATGGATATATCAACGGCAATCTATGAAATGGTTCATAACAATCCTAATATAACAAGAAAACAAGCCATTCAATCAGGATTAGTAATAGGTAGAGCTGTAATTGGTACAATGACTACAACACTATTGTTGGCTTATTCAGGTGGATATGTGGCATTATTAATGGTATTTATGGCCCAAGGAACACCCATGATTAATATATTGAATTTAAGATATGTATCAGCAGAAATCCTCCATACCATTGTTGGTAGTATAGGGTTGGTCACTGTTGCACCTTTTACAGCAGTATTAGCAGGTATCCTATTTACACAACCAGCATTTTTAGAAAAGGTAAAAAGGGAAATGGAAGAAAGAGTGTCTCAAGAAGAAAAAGAAGTTATAAGTCAATTAAGCTAA
- a CDS encoding HPr family phosphocarrier protein, translated as MIKKDLKVKLASGFEARPVALFVQVASKFESSIYVEMEDKKVNAKSIMGMMSLGVLEGEEITVVADGSDEEEAMNEIEKYLSATV; from the coding sequence ATGATTAAGAAAGATTTAAAGGTAAAACTGGCTTCAGGATTTGAAGCAAGACCAGTAGCTTTATTTGTTCAGGTAGCAAGTAAATTTGAATCTAGTATTTATGTAGAAATGGAAGACAAAAAGGTAAATGCAAAAAGCATAATGGGTATGATGAGTTTAGGTGTATTAGAAGGCGAAGAAATAACCGTTGTTGCAGATGGCAGTGACGAAGAAGAAGCAATGAATGAAATCGAAAAATATTTAAGTGCAACAGTATAA
- a CDS encoding MetQ/NlpA family ABC transporter substrate-binding protein, whose amino-acid sequence MKKRILSLLLVAMIVVLAGCSTNNTETSNQQVNKKLVVGATPVPHAEILEFVKPILEEQGIELVIREFTDYVTPNMALNEKQLDANFFQHVPYMNNFAENNNVELVSVATVHVEPMGLYSVKIDAFEDLRDGAIIAVPNDATNEGRALLLLQAYGLIKLADETGLVQTPRDIVENPKNLVFRELEAAVLPRVLVDVDAAVINTNFALEADFNPTDDALIMEDKDSPYANILTVRPDNKEDELIQALINVLNSDEVRAFILERYEGAIVPAF is encoded by the coding sequence ATGAAAAAAAGAATTTTATCATTATTATTAGTAGCTATGATTGTTGTCCTTGCAGGTTGTTCAACAAATAATACAGAAACTAGCAATCAACAAGTCAACAAAAAGTTAGTGGTAGGAGCAACACCAGTACCACATGCAGAGATATTAGAATTTGTTAAACCAATCTTAGAAGAGCAAGGTATAGAATTAGTAATTAGAGAATTTACAGATTATGTTACACCAAATATGGCATTAAATGAAAAACAATTAGATGCAAACTTTTTTCAACATGTACCTTATATGAATAACTTTGCAGAAAACAACAATGTAGAATTGGTATCTGTAGCAACAGTCCATGTAGAACCTATGGGATTGTATTCTGTAAAAATTGATGCCTTTGAAGATTTAAGAGATGGGGCTATCATTGCAGTGCCTAACGATGCAACAAATGAGGGAAGAGCATTACTTCTTCTTCAAGCCTACGGCTTAATTAAATTAGCTGACGAAACAGGTCTTGTACAAACGCCTAGAGATATTGTAGAGAATCCTAAAAACTTAGTATTTAGAGAATTAGAAGCAGCAGTACTACCAAGAGTATTAGTAGATGTTGATGCAGCAGTTATAAACACTAACTTTGCTCTTGAGGCAGACTTTAATCCAACAGATGATGCTTTAATTATGGAAGATAAAGATTCTCCATATGCCAACATCTTAACAGTTCGTCCAGACAACAAAGAGGATGAATTGATTCAAGCATTAATAAACGTATTGAATTCTGACGAAGTAAGAGCATTTATTCTTGAGAGATATGAAGGTGCAATTGTACCAGCATTTTAG
- the hprK gene encoding HPr(Ser) kinase/phosphatase encodes MYTVGLTKIVEKMNLINLTRCISIEETLINQSDVNRPALQLAGFFDYFDSDRVQIIGKVEYTYLEKMSERYRAQVIETLFKSKIPCLVFCKGLEPSDDIQRLALRYKIPLLQSHKTTSSFMAELIRYLKVELAPRISIHGVLVDVYGEGVLITGESGIGKSEAALELIKRGHRLVADDVVEIKKVSDDTLIGSCPDIIRYLIELRGIGIIDCKTLFGVESVKETQSINLVIKLEEWDRKKEYDRFMIEDEYIEFLGNKVVCHSIPIRPGRNVAVIVESAAVNHRQKLMGYNAAIELNNRIMNNLEKKKEATQKE; translated from the coding sequence ATGTATACTGTTGGTTTAACTAAAATTGTAGAAAAGATGAACTTAATTAATTTAACCCGTTGTATCTCTATAGAGGAGACTTTAATAAATCAATCGGATGTGAACAGACCGGCTCTGCAATTGGCAGGATTCTTTGACTATTTTGATTCTGACCGTGTTCAGATCATTGGAAAGGTAGAATACACATACCTTGAAAAAATGTCAGAGCGCTATAGAGCACAAGTAATAGAAACCTTATTTAAAAGTAAAATACCTTGCTTGGTATTTTGTAAAGGACTTGAACCATCAGATGACATTCAACGCTTAGCATTAAGATATAAAATACCTTTGTTACAATCCCATAAAACAACATCGTCATTCATGGCTGAACTCATAAGATATCTTAAAGTTGAGCTAGCACCAAGAATATCAATACACGGCGTATTGGTAGATGTTTATGGAGAAGGCGTTCTTATTACGGGTGAGAGTGGTATTGGTAAAAGTGAAGCGGCCCTAGAATTAATAAAAAGAGGACATCGTCTAGTAGCAGATGATGTTGTTGAAATTAAAAAAGTAAGTGATGATACCCTAATTGGAAGTTGTCCAGATATTATAAGATATCTTATAGAACTTAGGGGGATTGGTATAATAGATTGTAAAACACTATTTGGTGTTGAAAGTGTAAAAGAAACACAAAGCATTAACTTAGTTATAAAATTAGAAGAATGGGACAGAAAAAAAGAATATGATCGTTTTATGATAGAGGATGAATACATTGAATTCTTAGGCAACAAAGTTGTATGTCATTCTATACCTATTCGACCAGGTCGTAACGTTGCTGTAATTGTTGAATCAGCAGCTGTTAACCACAGACAAAAACTAATGGGCTATAATGCGGCAATCGAATTAAATAATCGTATAATGAACAATTTAGAAAAGAAAAAAGAAGCAACACAAAAAGAGTAA
- the whiA gene encoding DNA-binding protein WhiA gives MSFSTMVKEEIARHLGHGRHCEIAEIAAIINMCGRVKVLAENEASIKVQTENAAVARKYFTLIKKTFNINTEVLIRRNTYLKKNRVYIMVIGNPTKSMDVLKATKLIYEKNGEYKRNYEVNPLLIQRTCCKRAYIRGAFLGGGSLSDPEKTYHLEFVNPNKSHSSSLQELINGFEMDAKIVQRKKYYVVYLKEGTQIVDLLNVMEAHIALMDLENVRILKEMRNNVNRIVNCETANLNKTVSAAVRQLDDIRYIEETIGLDKLPQPLEEIARVRLEYTSESLKELGMYLDPPVGKSGVNHRLRKISAIAQELRDEKGGEFYD, from the coding sequence ATGTCCTTTTCTACAATGGTAAAAGAAGAAATAGCAAGGCATCTTGGGCATGGAAGGCATTGTGAAATAGCAGAAATAGCAGCGATTATAAATATGTGTGGAAGAGTGAAAGTATTAGCTGAAAATGAAGCATCAATAAAGGTTCAAACTGAAAATGCAGCAGTGGCAAGAAAATACTTTACATTAATTAAGAAAACGTTTAATATTAATACAGAAGTATTAATACGAAGAAATACATACCTTAAAAAGAATAGGGTATATATAATGGTTATTGGTAATCCAACAAAAAGTATGGATGTATTAAAAGCAACAAAGCTAATTTATGAAAAAAATGGGGAATACAAAAGGAACTATGAAGTTAATCCCCTATTGATTCAAAGGACATGTTGTAAAAGAGCTTATATTAGGGGCGCTTTTTTAGGTGGTGGGTCATTAAGTGATCCAGAGAAAACTTATCATCTAGAATTTGTAAATCCTAATAAAAGCCATAGTAGCTCTTTGCAAGAACTCATTAATGGCTTTGAGATGGATGCAAAAATAGTACAAAGAAAAAAATACTATGTTGTTTATTTAAAAGAAGGTACTCAGATAGTAGACTTACTAAATGTTATGGAAGCTCATATAGCATTAATGGATTTAGAAAATGTAAGAATACTAAAAGAAATGAGAAATAACGTAAATAGAATTGTTAATTGCGAGACAGCCAATCTTAATAAAACAGTATCTGCGGCAGTTAGACAGTTAGATGATATAAGATATATTGAGGAAACCATTGGATTAGATAAGTTGCCTCAACCTTTAGAAGAAATAGCAAGAGTAAGATTGGAATACACTTCAGAAAGTTTAAAAGAATTAGGAATGTACTTAGATCCACCTGTTGGTAAATCAGGAGTGAACCACAGGCTTAGAAAAATAAGTGCTATAGCCCAGGAACTAAGGGATGAAAAGGGAGGAGAATTCTATGATTAA